The Planctomycetaceae bacterium genomic interval TGCCGGCATCAATCTTCGCCGGACTGTTGCCGAAATCGGTGCCGCCGTTGAACGTGATCGTTCCGCCGAAGTCACCGGCACCGGCAACCAGATGATTGAACGTCAGGCCGGGGCCGCTGCCCTGCACGAAACCCTGGTTTTCGAATTCACCGCTGACCGTGTTGATCGTGCCGCGACCGGAAAACGTCCGCGTATCCGGCAGTTCGATTCCATTTGCGGAATTCAGCGTGCCCAATCCGAGCGGGCTGCCGAGCGTTGTCTGCGAACCGAGGACCGCCTTGTGAGCGTCGTGAAGCGTGATAGTGTTCGGTCCGATGTTCAGTCGCCCTGAGAGATTGACGCCGTCGAAATCGCCGGCGTCGCCGAGCGTAAGATTGCCCGTGACATTGATCGTGGAACCCTGGTCCGACGATATCGCGGCGGCGACGGTCCCGCTGCCGGAAAGCAATTCCGAAGACTGCAGGTGCAGTCCGGCATCAGCGATGATATAGCCGCCGGCGACCGTCGTTATCGGCCCCAGGTCGGTGAAGGTCAGCGCGTCGATCCACAGTTCACGGGTACCGACATTCATCGGACCGCTGGCAGACATATTTGTGACACCGAAGACGTACAACCGTTCGACACCTGTGAAGCTGGAACTGTTTGTCGGACCGCCGTTCGTTGCGACGACTGTGGCGTCGGCGATTGTCGGTCCGCTGGAGACAAACTGCGCCTGAGTCAGCCCGTCGCCGTTCAGCACGAACTGATCGCTTCCTGTTCCTGTGCCGCCGTTGAAGGTGATTCCGCCGGGCAGCGAGAAGAAGCCGCCGGACATGTAGTCAATAGTCAGGTAGTCGTTCTCGTCATTTGTCCCGTTGATGGTGAGCGTTTCTGAACCGTCAAACGGCTGTTTCAGGAGCAGTTCGTACCCTGCGTTTGCGTCAACGACTTCGAGCAGGAATCCATTCGCCCGAATGAGGATGCTGTCGTCTCCGTTGCCATTGGGCAGATCAAGCGAAAAATCGGCCTGTGCGGTCGTGAAGAGCGCATTCTGGAACAACACATCATCCGGAGCGAGAAACACAACTCGAGCACTGTCGGAGGTGACAGCAAACGACGCGGATACATCAGCGTTGGAGTGCAGCGGGTTGTTCAGCTTTCTGACCGGCCCGCCGGAAAGTGGTACCTGGTACAACTCCAGAACGAACGCCGTGTCTCCACCGGCTCGGTACGTGACCGACTGGCTGTCCGGGCTGACGACAAATTCGGCCACGTCGCCGCTTATCGGCAGGGCCGCATTCAGTTTGTGAGTCGGTCCACCGTCAACCGGTACGGCGTAAAGTTCCGTTACGGACTGCGCGTCCTGTGCCGCAAGATAGACCACCTGAGCAGAGTCCGGTGTGAAGGCGTACGCATCTTCAGAAAAGATATCGCCGAAGGATGGCAATGGCGTCAGACGGACGGACGTCCCGCCTTCAATGGGGACACTGTAAAGTTCAAGCTGGTTGAAGATTGTCTCATCCGCCCGGTAGACGACGCGCGTGCTGTTCGGCGAGATCTGAAACCCGTCGACGTCGGCTCCGCTGGCCAGTGTTCCGTTCAGCGTCACGCGACCATTGGGTGTTGTTACCGGAACGCTGAAGATCTCGATGAGACCGTTCGTCGCTTCATCAGCACGGTAGACGGCCCGGCTGCCGTCCGGAGAGATCTGAAAGCTCAAAACGTCGCCGTCGGTCACCATCGCCCCGCTCAACTGTGTCGAAAAGCCGCCGCTGAAGATGCTGACCGATCGAAGTTCATACTCCTCGTCCACGTGTTCGTCCGACATGTAGACAACGCGGTTCTGACTGTTGCTCAGCGCGAAGTCGGTGACCGTGCGACCGGCGGGCAGCGCCGGATTCAGCTTAATGAGTGAAGCTCCGCTGTACTGCACGGAGAACAGTTCTTCCGCACCGTCGATGTCCTGGTCGGCTCGATAGACCACCCGGCTTGAACCCAGTTCGTAGGCACTAACGTTGCCATTGCTGACGAGCGGTCCGTTGAGCTTTGAAACTGCGCCACCGAAAACGGCAACGCCGTAGAGTTCAATGACGTTGTCTGTGTCCTGGTCGGCTCTGTAGACAACAGATGTCCCGGTGGGGGAGATTCTGAAGTCAATGATGTCTCCACTGGTGGTCATCGGCCCGCTGAGCTTTGTCACGGTGCCGTCGCTGATGGATGCGCTGTACAGCTCGAACACATTATCCGTATCCTGATCCGCGGCATAAACGACATGGTTCCCGTTTGGTGAAACCTGGTAGCTGATGACGTCTCCAAAGTTGACCAGCGGCGCATTAAGCTTCGTCACGGCTCCGTTGGCCAGAGTGACAATGTATAGCTCGTCCGCACCCGACGTGGATTGGTCGGCCAGATAGACGGCCGACAGGCCGTCCGGCATGAGCTGGAAACTGGTGACATCGTTTCCGAACGCCATCAGCGGACCACTGATTCGCGTGGACGTTCCTCCGGTGAGTGGCACACTGAATAGTTCATCCGTGGATGCCGTCAGTTCGTCCGCGTTGTAAACGACGCGGCTGTTGTCCGGGCTAATGACAAAACTGTTGACATCGCCACTGGAAGACAGCAGACCGTTCAGCTTTACTGTCGATCCACCGATCAGCGGCACGACGTAGACTTCCAACTGGAACGAAACGTCCTGTTCGGCCAGATAAACAACGGAACTGCTGTCGGCGCTGACGTCGTAGGAATTGATGTCGCTGAACGTGGATGCCAGGGGGCCGTTCAGTTTTGTGGATGCTCCGCCGGAAAGTGGTACGGAAAACAGCTCTATCTGATTGTCCAGAACCTCGTCAGCGTTGTAGACCACTCGGCTGCTGTCCGGACTGAACCGAAATGAAGTCACGTCGCCACCCGCCACGAGTGGTCCGTTGAGAGTCACTGGACTGAGTCCGCCCGCAAGAGGCACGCTGTACAGCTCGATCACGTTGTCCGTCGTTGCATCGCCACGATAGACAACACGGGTACTGTCCGGGCTGATCTGCGCTTCGGAGATGAAACCACCCGTCGGCAACACCGCATTCAGCTTCACGAGGGCGCCTCCACTCAGCGGCACCGAATACACCTCGTTCTGAAAAACCGTGTCCTGGTCGGCAAAGTAGATCACGCGGCTGCTGTCGGGACTGATTTGGAAACTATCAACGTCACTGTTGGGGTCCACAAGTGATCCGCTAAGCTGCGTCTCCGTTCCCGTTGCCGTGATGGATGCACTAAACAGTTCAATTTGATTGTCCACGTTCAGGTCAGCCCGATACACAACGCGACTACTGTCCGGACTGATTTGAAAATCGCCGAAGATACCTGCTGTGGCTCCCAGAGGATCACTGACCGTGATCGAACCGCCGCCTGACGCGATCGGTGCACTGAACAACTCGACCACGTTGTCCGTTGTTTCGTCTGCCAGATACACAACTCGCGACGAGTCCGGACTGACCTGAAACCCATAGACGTCGCCGTCAGTACCCAGCGGGCCGTTCAGTCGCACGGACGGTCCTCCGGTCAGAGGCACGCTGTGCAGATCGATCACATTTGCTGTCGCCTGCTCTGCACGATACACGACGCGGCTGCTGTCGGCCGCGATCGAAACGTCTCCAATGACGCCGCCACCGGAGACCAGCGGACCATTCAGCCGCGTCACGGGGCCGCCGCCGATCGGAACCGAGAACAATTCCGTGACGTTGTCTGTCGTCTGGTCAGCAAGGTACACGACACGGCTGCTGTCCGGACTGATCTGAAAACTCTGAATGTCGCCCCCGATTACCAGCGAACTGTTGAGCTGCGTAACGGTCCCCGTTCCCAGATGCACACTGAACAGCTCCAGCAGGTGATCCGTAGTCGCGTCAGCCAGGTAAACGGCATATTGGCCATCGGAACTCACCTGATGCGAAGGCGACGCGTTGAATGATGTGTCCTGATAGACATCACCGACGGGAATCTGCGGATCATCCAGCCGAACGGCGGCCAGCAGCAGACGTTCTTCAAGGCATTCCGCAGCAACCGATCTTCTGCACCGACGTCCGCGTGTTCTGCATGAACCTGTTCGGTTTGACGCGATCGTCTGCCGCTCATTGCGCAGCCACTCACTCAGAAATCCGGGCATCGTCTTTCCTCGTCAATCATTCAGCAGGCAGACAGAACGGACGGATATCGACGACACTGGTTCCCGCGCCGCAAGCGAACATCAAAGTTGCGGAATCAAGAGCAAGAGAGAGCCACGACGCCGGCAGCGAACCGCCGGGCGGCCGGTGCGAAATGATGCCTGACTCAGGACACACCAGCTCAAGCCGAAGGTGCGACAGGCATCGCGACCATACTCGGCCGATGCGATCATAACGGCACCGAAGATCTCGATCTGCGCTTAGACAGCGTTTTTCGACGACTTTGGCTCTTTCCTCTTCCCGCAGATGCCCGCTAAGTCGGTCACGTCTGGACAGTCAGATTCGGCGGCAATAGCCTTCCATCACATTGAGCGACCGATGTGCAGATAATGGCCGTTTCCGGGAGAATGTGGATGGGGTTGGCTGAACGTGATTACTGCCGAACGTACCGCAGTGGCTGGGGAAGCGGTCCGACGGGCTGGCCGCCGACCTGCCGCTCGATCGTCTTTCTGTGCATCGGCATTTTCATCGCGCAGCTTCTGATCGTGCGTCGGGCTCCGATCGAATGGCCGGTTCAGAAGTGGGGCGAGGACGAAGAGTCGTTCGTCGAAACCTGGACAGAAGCGAATGGAACTGCGTCTCCGGACATCACCGAATCTTCCAGGGAAGAGCTTCGTCAGGAAGCCCGCAGGCTGTACGAGCAGGCACTTCTGGAATCCGCATACGGCTATCGACCGGTCAGTTCCGTTGTGCAGCAGTGGTGCGAACTGGATGCGAACAAGGTCATGCGGGGGCAGATCTGGCGTCTGTTGACGTGTGCATTCTGTCACGATCGCCATAGCATCTTTCACATTCTGTTCAACATGCTGGGACTGATCTGGTTCGGTATTGTTCTGGAGCAGATGTATGGTTCGCGTGAGTTCCTGTGGTTTTATTTGGCAGCCG includes:
- a CDS encoding dockerin type I domain-containing protein, with product MPGFLSEWLRNERQTIASNRTGSCRTRGRRCRRSVAAECLEERLLLAAVRLDDPQIPVGDVYQDTSFNASPSHQVSSDGQYAVYLADATTDHLLELFSVHLGTGTVTQLNSSLVIGGDIQSFQISPDSSRVVYLADQTTDNVTELFSVPIGGGPVTRLNGPLVSGGGVIGDVSIAADSSRVVYRAEQATANVIDLHSVPLTGGPSVRLNGPLGTDGDVYGFQVSPDSSRVVYLADETTDNVVELFSAPIASGGGSITVSDPLGATAGIFGDFQISPDSSRVVYRADLNVDNQIELFSASITATGTETQLSGSLVDPNSDVDSFQISPDSSRVIYFADQDTVFQNEVYSVPLSGGALVKLNAVLPTGGFISEAQISPDSTRVVYRGDATTDNVIELYSVPLAGGLSPVTLNGPLVAGGDVTSFRFSPDSSRVVYNADEVLDNQIELFSVPLSGGASTKLNGPLASTFSDINSYDVSADSSSVVYLAEQDVSFQLEVYVVPLIGGSTVKLNGLLSSSGDVNSFVISPDNSRVVYNADELTASTDELFSVPLTGGTSTRISGPLMAFGNDVTSFQLMPDGLSAVYLADQSTSGADELYIVTLANGAVTKLNAPLVNFGDVISYQVSPNGNHVVYAADQDTDNVFELYSASISDGTVTKLSGPMTTSGDIIDFRISPTGTSVVYRADQDTDNVIELYGVAVFGGAVSKLNGPLVSNGNVSAYELGSSRVVYRADQDIDGAEELFSVQYSGASLIKLNPALPAGRTVTDFALSNSQNRVVYMSDEHVDEEYELRSVSIFSGGFSTQLSGAMVTDGDVLSFQISPDGSRAVYRADEATNGLIEIFSVPVTTPNGRVTLNGTLASGADVDGFQISPNSTRVVYRADETIFNQLELYSVPIEGGTSVRLTPLPSFGDIFSEDAYAFTPDSAQVVYLAAQDAQSVTELYAVPVDGGPTHKLNAALPISGDVAEFVVSPDSQSVTYRAGGDTAFVLELYQVPLSGGPVRKLNNPLHSNADVSASFAVTSDSARVVFLAPDDVLFQNALFTTAQADFSLDLPNGNGDDSILIRANGFLLEVVDANAGYELLLKQPFDGSETLTINGTNDENDYLTIDYMSGGFFSLPGGITFNGGTGTGSDQFVLNGDGLTQAQFVSSGPTIADATVVATNGGPTNSSSFTGVERLYVFGVTNMSASGPMNVGTRELWIDALTFTDLGPITTVAGGYIIADAGLHLQSSELLSGSGTVAAAISSDQGSTINVTGNLTLGDAGDFDGVNLSGRLNIGPNTITLHDAHKAVLGSQTTLGSPLGLGTLNSANGIELPDTRTFSGRGTINTVSGEFENQGFVQGSGPGLTFNHLVAGAGDFGGTITFNGGTDFGNSPAKIDAGNITFGPSNANIVELGGLVAGSEFDQVNASGTVNLNGVLDVVFLDLGNGYVPAAGQSFDIINAASVTGTFTTENLPSLPVGLEWNVLYEADGVTLEINATAAPFQVSEIQVGSSRWSQSFRDFADLAAAGTGLGWSVPTGSVAQTTPLPWANINRLIVSFTDDIDQSTVVAGSNVILHGVNSSPVISNISYIGTSQMVIELLNPLPVDALRLEIQDTVLSTSGEPLDGDFVNNVDILNSGGPAPVGDPLNDFNFHLVTNPGDANRSGLVNISDAVIVFQNFLAQPGQAGYSIFADMNGDAILNISDAVIVFQRFLAMPPTSFPGLFGPGSGSGSGSSGAYPPSPITPAAPVVQSSMSSGTGSGYASSSTTTQPSASNPQQPPTTPPTHDLDALDEVLSDPVGDLLRL